The following coding sequences are from one Buchnera aphidicola (Melaphis rhois) window:
- the argF gene encoding ornithine carbamoyltransferase has product MNTLYKKSCLRLLDFCNHDIKYIIDVASFLKNAKKNNKENLYLKNKKIVLIFEKESTRTRCAFEVAAFDQGAHVTYLGPKSTHLGYKESIKDTARVLSKMYHGIQYRGHNHEVIETLAKHSTIPVWNGLTETFHPTQILADLLTMKESLSSKSLSNISCAYVGDTKNNIGLTLLEAASLVGLNLRLVSPIQFWPNAEFFLKCKSKARERNGDIICTESIEEGVKNVDFIYTDVWISMGEPRKQWTDRIKLLQSYQVNSSMLHLTNNKKTKVLHCLPALHDDNTIIGKEIMNNNNLNNGIEITNEIFESNSDIIFKQSENRLHTIKALMVTSLIENFSY; this is encoded by the coding sequence ATGAATACATTGTACAAAAAAAGTTGTCTTAGATTATTAGACTTTTGCAATCATGATATTAAATACATTATTGACGTCGCTAGTTTTTTAAAAAATGCAAAAAAAAACAATAAAGAAAATCTTTATTTGAAAAACAAAAAAATTGTACTAATTTTTGAAAAAGAATCTACCAGGACTCGATGTGCATTTGAAGTAGCAGCATTTGATCAAGGGGCGCATGTTACATACTTAGGTCCAAAAAGCACTCATTTAGGATATAAAGAATCAATAAAAGACACTGCAAGAGTATTAAGTAAAATGTATCATGGAATTCAATATCGTGGACATAATCATGAAGTGATAGAAACTCTAGCAAAACATTCTACTATTCCAGTATGGAATGGATTAACAGAAACATTTCATCCTACGCAAATATTAGCTGACCTATTAACTATGAAAGAATCTTTATCATCAAAATCATTGTCTAATATTAGTTGTGCTTATGTTGGAGATACAAAAAATAATATAGGACTTACCTTACTAGAAGCTGCGTCTCTAGTAGGTTTAAATTTACGTTTAGTTTCTCCTATTCAGTTTTGGCCAAATGCAGAGTTCTTTTTAAAGTGTAAATCTAAAGCGAGAGAAAGAAACGGAGATATTATATGTACAGAAAGTATTGAAGAAGGCGTAAAGAACGTTGATTTTATTTATACTGATGTTTGGATATCTATGGGAGAACCAAGAAAACAATGGACTGATCGTATCAAACTACTACAAAGTTATCAAGTAAACTCTAGCATGTTACATCTTACTAATAATAAAAAAACAAAAGTATTACATTGTTTACCTGCGCTCCATGACGACAATACAATCATTGGGAAAGAAATAATGAACAACAATAATTTGAATAATGGAATAGAAATTACAAACGAAATATTTGAATCTAATTCAGATATAATTTTTAAACAATCGGAAAATCGTTTACATACTATTAAGGCATTAATGGTTACAAGTCTTATAGAAAATTTTTCTTATTAA
- the pyrI gene encoding aspartate carbamoyltransferase regulatory subunit has product MNQINKLKVEAINCGSVIDHIPAQIGFKLLTLFRFTEIEQRITIGLNLPSRKLIKKDLIKIENIFLTDNQINQLSIYAPHATVNHIRNYKLVGKIFPTVPNRIDKILTCPNSNCVSNDSEIHSSFTFKKNNNIYLVCKYCEKEFQKNIILINQCQ; this is encoded by the coding sequence ATGAATCAAATTAACAAACTTAAAGTAGAAGCTATTAACTGTGGAAGTGTTATTGACCATATTCCAGCACAAATTGGCTTTAAACTACTAACCTTATTTAGATTTACAGAAATAGAACAACGAATTACTATTGGACTTAATCTACCTTCAAGAAAACTAATAAAAAAAGATCTTATTAAAATAGAAAACATATTCTTAACAGATAATCAAATAAATCAGTTATCTATATACGCTCCACATGCAACAGTAAATCATATTAGAAATTATAAGTTAGTAGGAAAAATTTTTCCTACTGTACCCAATCGTATAGATAAAATTTTAACTTGTCCAAATAGCAATTGTGTTAGCAATGATTCAGAAATTCATTCTAGTTTTACATTTAAAAAAAATAATAATATTTATTTAGTATGTAAATATTGCGAAAAAGAATTTCAAAAAAACATAATTTTAATAAACCAATGTCAATAA
- a CDS encoding DEAD/DEAH box helicase: MIHTNKMTFSSLGLNSFIINALNDMGYIKPSPIQSECIPLLLEGHDVLGMAQTGSGKTAAFALPLLNNVKSHLKVSQVLVLAPTRELAIQVAEAFSHFSKYLVGIHVLALYGGQRYDLQLKILRQGPQIIVGTPGRLLDHLKRGTLNLSNLSGLVLDEADEMLRMGFIEDVETILTKIPDNHQTALFSATMPDVIRRISKRFMKSPKEIKIRSNIITRPNIQQSFWMVYGKKTDALVRFLESEDFSATIIFVRTKNATLEVSEALERNGYSSAALNGDMNQSLREQTLEKLKDGRLDILIATDVAARGLDVDRISLVINYDIPMDSESYVHRIGRTGRAGRKGKALLFVENRERRLLRNIERIMQLTMTEVELPKVELLSKRRLEKFSRKVQIQLKSRDLDQYRNLLPKLLPENESNIELLAAALLKMAQGERHLIIKPDTLIRSIRNTNIKDTRRRHDNKNNLRYHRENDNMDLYRIEVGRDDGVEVRHIVGAIANEGNISSRNIGNIKLFSTYSTIELQKGLLNNLSRLFVHTRIFNKPINLKLLHNTRFQYSHRSGDKKRKYNNEHVSSKNIIERKRSIRVSRNEDKTSLPYRRKNI; this comes from the coding sequence ATGATTCATACTAACAAAATGACATTTTCTAGTTTAGGTTTAAATTCATTTATTATTAATGCATTAAACGATATGGGATATATAAAACCATCTCCTATTCAATCTGAATGCATTCCACTTCTTTTAGAAGGACATGATGTATTAGGAATGGCACAAACAGGAAGCGGAAAAACAGCTGCTTTCGCATTACCTTTACTCAATAATGTTAAATCGCATTTAAAAGTTTCTCAAGTTTTAGTTTTAGCACCTACTCGTGAACTAGCAATTCAAGTTGCTGAGGCTTTTTCTCATTTTTCTAAATATTTAGTTGGCATTCATGTATTAGCTCTATATGGCGGTCAACGATACGATTTACAACTTAAAATTTTACGTCAAGGGCCACAGATTATCGTTGGTACTCCAGGTCGATTACTTGATCATTTAAAAAGAGGAACATTAAATTTATCTAATTTGAGTGGTTTAGTATTAGACGAAGCCGATGAAATGTTAAGAATGGGATTTATAGAAGATGTAGAAACGATTTTGACTAAAATTCCCGATAATCATCAAACAGCTCTATTTTCTGCTACTATGCCTGATGTTATTCGAAGAATTTCTAAAAGATTTATGAAAAGTCCAAAAGAAATTAAAATTCGGTCTAATATTATAACTCGTCCTAATATTCAACAAAGTTTTTGGATGGTATATGGTAAAAAAACTGATGCATTAGTACGTTTTTTAGAATCTGAAGATTTTTCTGCTACAATCATATTTGTTCGTACCAAAAACGCAACATTAGAAGTATCTGAAGCTCTAGAGCGCAATGGTTATAGCAGTGCTGCATTGAATGGCGATATGAATCAATCTCTTAGAGAGCAAACATTAGAAAAATTAAAAGATGGAAGGTTAGATATATTAATAGCTACAGATGTTGCTGCTCGAGGTTTAGATGTGGATCGAATTAGTTTAGTAATTAATTATGATATTCCTATGGATTCTGAATCTTATGTTCATCGCATTGGTCGTACAGGTCGTGCAGGAAGAAAAGGAAAAGCTTTACTTTTTGTTGAGAATCGTGAACGGCGTTTACTACGTAATATTGAACGTATAATGCAGTTAACTATGACAGAAGTAGAATTACCAAAAGTTGAACTATTGAGTAAGCGACGTTTAGAAAAGTTTTCGAGAAAAGTACAAATACAGTTAAAAAGTAGAGATTTAGATCAGTATCGTAATTTATTGCCTAAATTACTTCCCGAAAATGAATCTAATATTGAATTATTGGCAGCTGCATTGTTAAAAATGGCTCAAGGAGAACGTCATCTTATTATCAAGCCTGATACATTAATACGTTCAATTCGCAATACCAATATAAAAGATACTCGTCGACGTCATGATAATAAAAATAACCTTCGATATCATCGAGAAAACGATAATATGGATCTATATCGCATTGAAGTAGGTCGAGACGATGGTGTAGAAGTACGTCATATAGTTGGAGCTATTGCTAATGAAGGAAATATTAGCAGTAGAAATATTGGAAATATTAAATTATTTTCAACATATTCTACTATTGAATTGCAAAAAGGATTACTAAATAATTTATCTAGATTATTTGTTCATACCAGGATATTTAACAAACCAATTAACTTAAAATTATTACATAATACTAGGTTTCAATATAGTCATCGATCAGGTGATAAGAAAAGAAAGTATAATAATGAACATGTAAGTTCAAAAAATATAATTGAACGAAAAAGAAGTATAAGAGTGTCTCGTAATGAAGATAAAACTTCATTACCTTATCGTCGAAAAAACATTTGA
- a CDS encoding RidA family protein, with translation MNSEINKDNIPNPIGPYTPVIKIENLIFISGQIASTIDLNNSDNDISIQTTEILNNIKYIIEQANAKIENIIKTTLFIIDLKHLNTINKIYKKFFLNHSTRFPTRSCIGVSKLPNDALIEIEAIAYKK, from the coding sequence ATGAACTCTGAAATCAATAAAGATAATATACCTAATCCTATTGGTCCTTATACACCAGTTATAAAAATAGAAAATTTAATTTTTATATCTGGTCAAATTGCTAGTACTATTGATCTTAATAATAGTGATAATGATATTTCTATTCAAACTACAGAAATACTAAATAATATTAAATATATAATAGAACAGGCTAATGCAAAAATTGAAAATATTATAAAGACCACTTTATTCATAATTGATTTAAAACATTTGAATACTATCAATAAAATATATAAAAAATTTTTTTTAAATCATTCTACTCGATTTCCAACTAGATCTTGTATTGGAGTATCTAAATTACCTAACGATGCTTTAATTGAAATTGAAGCTATAGCTTATAAAAAATAG